A genomic window from Vitis riparia cultivar Riparia Gloire de Montpellier isolate 1030 chromosome 16, EGFV_Vit.rip_1.0, whole genome shotgun sequence includes:
- the LOC117933408 gene encoding vegetative cell wall protein gp1-like, translating into MARTRGAKTSSPSSRKPAPHEAPIQASPSEPPRPEVAPPPVKATPKKRQSPVPSPEPSPVPSPAPPAKPQASQPPPSEPQIPSETAPEVILRRPMLTQPPIEEPQLERKRICRDVFTFDKWSNMTAYRMEQLELPQPAQMLAARRASPRLTPEGIPIAFPSIARAPPVPPVTPASAQPSTSDEPRMAIPISEYRDLCQLQHHLGLPAADEHLTPTTAIPHSQATEPQAPHEPVTEEVEPSA; encoded by the exons atggcacgaaccagaggCGCTAAAACTTCCTCTCCGTCCAGCCGAAAGCCAGCGCCGCACGAGGCGCCTATTCAAGCATCACCCTCTGAGCCTCCACGGCCAGAAGTTGCTCCGCCACCTGTGAAGGCCACGCCAAAGAAGC GGCAGTCCCCTGTTCCATCTCCAGAGCCCtctccggtgccatctccggcaccgccGGCGAAGCCTCAAGCAAGCCAGCCGCCACCTTCTGAGCCCCAAATTCCGTCTGAAACAGCCCCTGAAGTGATACTCAGGCGTCCAATGCTCACTCAACCACCAATTGAAG AGCCTCAGCTGGAACGCAAGAGGATATGTCGAGATGTGTTTACTTTTGAcaaatggagcaacatgacagcttataggatggagcagcTAGAGCTCCCACAGCCAGCTCAGATGCTAGCTGCTAGGAGAGCATCTCCACGTCTTACACCTGAGGGTATACCTATTGCCTTTCCTTCCATAGCCAGAGCCCCTCCAGTCCCTCCAGTTACTCCAGCTTCAGCACAGCCCTCCACTTCAGATGAGCCaaggatggccatccctatttctgagtatagggatttGTGTCAG CTTCAGCATCATCTTGGTCTCCCAGCAGCTGATGAGCATCTCACTCCTACCACTGCAATACCACATTCTCAGGCCacagagcctcaggcccctcaTGAGCCAGTCACTGAAGAGGTAGAGCCATCTGCTTAG